The following are encoded together in the Halopiger aswanensis genome:
- a CDS encoding NifU family protein, producing the protein MTDSDVETDADGSLKERVEAWLSREMPIIQMHGGTSAVRKADPESGEVIIELGGGCKGCSVSDVTTGNIEAELIKWPEIDEVTVRVPDARDSLGGPEQPESIMGVDRTEGGRGDWGSSNPGKDHL; encoded by the coding sequence ATGACTGATTCCGACGTCGAGACCGACGCGGACGGATCACTCAAGGAGCGCGTCGAGGCCTGGCTCAGCCGCGAGATGCCGATCATCCAGATGCACGGTGGGACGAGCGCGGTCCGGAAGGCCGACCCCGAGAGCGGCGAGGTCATCATCGAACTCGGCGGCGGCTGTAAGGGCTGTTCGGTCAGCGACGTGACGACGGGCAACATCGAGGCCGAACTGATCAAGTGGCCCGAGATCGACGAGGTGACGGTCCGCGTGCCGGATGCCCGCGATAGCCTCGGCGGTCCCGAGCAACCCGAATCGATCATGGGCGTCGATCGAACGGAGGGCGGCCGCGGCGACTGGGGCTCGTCGAATCCCGGCAAGGACCACCTGTAG